AGCTAAGACTTGGATTGGTGAGCACtatgatttttcttctccatATGAATTTTAACTGGAAATAGTAGACACTGATACAAACTGCATCAAAGAAGCTGAAGGAAGAGCGTACAAGGAACTTGTATGAAAGAGCATACAAGGAAAATGCTTCTACTTTCCTTCACTGTGGACACTTCTATTTTTGCTATGACACCGCACAATATCCACAGTTTTCCACCTTCACATAAACATAAACATCACCCAGGATTTCAGCTCAGGAAACCACTgggagacgggggaggggagagagggcatGCAAATGAGTATCCAAGTGACTCATGCTCACTGGCTCATCCACATTTTGGGAAACACTGGTCTGGAACGCGTGAACATCAAACCTGTGGATGATCTTCACCTTCCAGTTGGTAAGGCTATTACCACATCTCTTCTTCAGTGGATTGAAATTCTGCataactgacaccaaaaaagGGGATTCAGGGCTATTTTTAAGATATTCTTAACCAAAAATTATACCTGAAACTTACATCCACACAATGACTGACCTCCATCCCTGGCTGTATCCCCACTTCCTACTCACCCACTGCCTGAACCTCACCAGTAACCAGGATATCACTCTTTCCCACGGAGGTCCATTCTTTCTTTGGGCAGCTCACCCTGTTCAAATAGTCTCTCTAGTAGTGAATAGGATTCTGTCTGCCTCTGACATCCAGCTGTTGGTCCTACCTCTAATTCACAGGGTTATAGAGCAAGTCACAAGCCTAAGCCTTCTCCACATTAGCCCTTAGAAAATTTGAAGATAGCTGCTATGGGCCTGTGTGTTATCTCCTTCTTGATCCACATTCAAGAACAAAGAAACTTGGTTATGTGTGAAATTATATCCTGAAAAGTTCTACCTACTCGACATTGTTATGATCATCATTTGCCCTACCCCAGCCCTGATCACACAGTATTTTAACAGTGGATTTTGTTGTTTCCATCTAATACTAGAGCACCTTGCAGGAGGAGATTCCATCTTGTTAATCCTGTATCTTCAATTGTTTAGCACAGTGTTGGCAGAGAAGGAATAGGTatatactgaatgaatgaatgaaaacattctacctttaaggaaaaacaaattaaacatttcACATTGGGTTTAGAGAGAAAAGCCAGACTATATTTAAACAAAGATATTAAAGTACATCATTCACTTGCCTACCAATTTCCAATTATCAAAATGCTTTGGAAGCAAAACTAACCTTGCTGATGGTAGAAAATGTACCATAAGGGGGCACCGCTGAGCTACGTTTCTCCAAACACAGGTACAAAGCAGTGGTAGCTAACAAGTGTTTACTGTGTGCGAAGCACTGTTCTAACTGCCTTGAGTGTATAAACTGCTTTAACCCTCCCCACCTTGGGGGCATGCACGATGCCTATTCCATGTTACTATGACGAAACTTGGACACAAAGCAGTTAGCCACTTGCCCAAGTTACATAGCCAGTGACCCATGGAGCCAGGGTGCAACTTGCACAGGCAGTCTGGCTATAAAATTTCTCAGTCACTGTACAAGATTCTCTCTCTAATGTTACTCTTTATTCTTGCATGAATGGCCATTACATCAGTTAAAGTcaaactgaaaacatttcttcATCATTATATTTGAAAACCAATTACCATACACCTTCCCTAGTTTATGTATCTGGCTTTAACTTTAAATATCACATATGAATTACATTCTATAGAAGTAAAAGTGGACatcaaaaataggcaaaattcATATTGAGTTTGAAGTTACAATTTTTTAGTAAAATCAGACATtagcattaaacaaacaaatggctAATGGTGCCATGAGACAGACCTTAAATCCCATTACAAAGGTAACTAATTACCTCCTAATGTGACATTTCCATGTAGAAATCGTCCTTGATAAATAAGTCGTAGAATATTTGGGCTGCTGACCTGCTCTTCTTCCCAGTCTGAAAAGAACCAGTGAATTTGTTAGGTGTGTTTCAACACAAAATTAAGGTATTACCACATTGTCCTGAACTTCTGATCCAAATCAGATAGAGCACATCAAAGATGACACTAGGAGCTTCTGCTTAAGTACAACAGGCACCCCTCATGCAATCACGGCAGCCTTGCTTCTTGCTAGCTCTTCTCCTTAAAAATAGGAGCTGCAGAAAgactagtttttgtttttaagaacatttaatgTGCCAAAATGGAGTCCTGGAGTTTGAAAATTAAATCATGTGAGGTGTGAAAAATTGAATCCTAGATAGAGAAATGTcatctgaaaattaattttaattaccaGTAATTAAGAGAATATTCTAATATTTGCACCTGTTAAATATGTTTGAGGCTAGAAACAATATGtttaacaagattttaaaaataattaacatattgACATagagaataacaaaaaaattatacctcaaaaCTGTGGGAAAAGTtgagaataacaaaaaaatgtttacttttagaCAAGAGTGACTTATTACTTTATTGTCTTTTTGAAGTCATTTGGTAAATATTACAGAAGGTACAACTTTAATTCTCTTTACCCAAAATATTCAGAAGCTAGCAAAAAAATACTATGGAAGCTAGCAAAGTGcacaaagaaaatcaaaagacaaactgGTGGGCAGGATGAGTAACAGAAAATTTCACGTAAGTGTGTGGCTTACAAAACACCACTCTTTGTTAAAATAATGCTGTGAACACTCTGGTGTGTGACAGGGTACAGGGTTAGTAATTTTCACTAGCTTGGGGATATAATAGTTAAAGCTCTGATTTTTATACGGATTTGAGAACTCCACCATTGTCTCTCTCAGCAATACGGTATGATGTGTGCAGAGCTCCTATTATCAGGAGATGGTAACAGTCAACACCAAAACTAGTTTAAAACATCCCGAAGAGGAAGTGATAGCAGAAAAAGGGGGTAAGTGGAATactttccttttgccttttttttttactgtttaaaatgATGAATATGAATTTGATAAAACCAGTGACTCAGCACAGCAGAAATGGGTAGCGGAGAAAGAAATCTCAGTAGTTtctgctccctccctttccactccccccaggcccctccttcctttttaccATCCATCTTCCCTCTCCCTAGCATGCCTTCCTTACTTCCAACTCCAGATCCCTCTTCTATCACAAAGGTAAAATAAGCCTTGAAAACTTTTGTATGGATTACTTTGACTCCATCATACgcaaaattaatgtttaataGAAAGTTCTGGTCAAGACAGAAgtgtttcataaatataaatgacagtaattatttcacaagaaaaaatagtCTAAAAACCTTTAAAGTCTTTCTTGAGCTGCAGAAACTTGAGGCCACATATTTCATTATCTCATATGGTGTCCTAATTTCTGCGTACACCACTGGTTTAATATGCTAGCTCCCCTGCCCTCTCAGAGGATCTGAAATTTGGAGACCTGTAGAAGAACAATGCCTCAGGGAGCAGTTTCAGCTGCCAGCAACACGCACTCAGTGGATTATATTGAGGACTCTGACCCAGGAACAGCTACAGGTGTCACTATCCACCCATCAGCAATGTTCCACTGAGCTGTGGAAGGTTATACTGAGGAAAACCAATTCCTTCCACAATTGTATTGTACAAAGTATCCTCTTTGACCGATTTAATATTTACTACACTGTTATTATTAGcaccaataaatatttacatttgctGACCTTTGGTGCATTATGTGATACAATGTGAAACTggatttttaacttaaatattttatgtaaaataaaaattaaatgatgtatttttattCCTTGCATCGTCTAAAATTGCTGAGTACAACTGACAAATTGAGGAAAGGCTGGGTTCAAACACTTTTTTTGTGGAAATAAGTACCACAGGATTAACACAATCAATTTCCTGTGCGAGTAGATGGTTCATTCAATTGGGAAATTACAGCAAAGACCTGCACTTGAACGTTACCTTTGTTTACCACTACTCAGGATACTCTAAGgcattaaaactaattttaatatttaggcACACAATTAtgaaggtaaaaatattttttatcttaagtCATAACACGGTccccaaaaataaatttttgaggATTACTCAATTTTTGTCTTATATAATCTTTTCTATAATATTCCATGTCAAAAGCTATCTTTACCATCCCTCCCCTCCAAAATCACAAAAGTAATGTTATGTCATACTTAGTTAAAATGCCagtgtttgattttaaaaatgcttttcatacTGAcaggcctctctcctccctggctaTGAAGACATTCCAATATCCCAAGAGCCCCCAGTTTAGCCCACTTCagcttttctgaaatttcttcttACCTATAATCATTAGCTTCAGTAGTTTTCTGATTTAGAACAAACACTGATTTGTCCCTTAGTTGTCAATATGAAGAAAGATCTAGTTATCTGAAAGTATCTAGATCTAAAGTATCTAAATCAGTGTTTCTTAAATTCAGATCTATGAATACCAAAACATACTCTTAGGGTCTGCAAgtcttttttaagaatttttaaattgtgtttcattttaatgataatcTGGAAGAGATGATCTAATTTGAATAATTCCTCTTATAACCAAGTACAGACTTGGGGTTTTAATGTCCatgtatgcattttaaatttatgatcGAACTGGCACCAAGCAGGACTTCTTTAATTGTCAAGAGGCTAACAAGGAACGAACAGAGGTGGACTTCATACATAAATGCTTCTTTCCTGCTGAGTGAGGGCTGAATGACAATTTGGCACACGGTGTGGATGAAGGTTCTGTGGTGACTGGGTCCTCGTACAGCAAACAAGAGCACACGCATGCCAACTCAACAGTGCCATATTTATGGTCCAAGCCATAAGttggttttaagaaaaatataccttCCAGCACATTAATGTTGTTAATTTCAATATTATTGGTTTTAGAGTTATGTGTGCATTTTCCTTGTatatctttttagttttatggttGTGCGTGAGTTAATAAGGATAAAGAATTTTAACTGGGTttgatgtttttatctttaaaataaacattgtgtTAAAAATAACTTAAGTCAGTACTAGGGAACCTACAAGAATTTTCTTCCTCTAACAGTTCCATATATTATTTAAGGTAAGGAGATACtgatataatttattcattttttatacaATGTGTTCTTTGCTGAAACACATCTTGTCCTTTAAAAGTCCAAACTGCTCTGGCTAGTAAAATTAAGTGAAATCAGCTCAAACAGTCATGTCATTATGGCATATAATAGGGTCAAGGTGAAGCGGGGAAAGTTCAAAGGAAGAACATGCGCTGAGAGCTCACTTTAGGATGGCAAGACAGAGTCTTCCCACACAGAAAGGaaccagaggaagggaggaaggacacCCATTCACAACTTTGGTGTCATGGACACTGGATTAAAAATGCAAAGCACAAAtgggttttatattttcttggcTTGTAGTAGTTCATAGAACACATGAAGTGACATGAACTGGAAATTAACTTTGTGGCAAACTCAATTTTAAATAGCTTATGTATAGAACAGGCCAAACAGAATATACTTTGTTAAaggtagttttctttccttttgtgtgtgtgtcttggtaTTAATAGGTTTACTGATTGAAAGTATGTATATGTTAGCTGtattgtgttttactttttaaaaataattttcatttgcatgaagcAGTTCTGAGTCAAAAACAGGGACTTCGCATAGTGGTTCCTTTACCATTTCTCAGTGAGGTTGTTGAAGAGCAAAACAGGGAAGGTCATACAGTGGTCCCCTTTAACTTTGAGCCTTATGctctcaattatttatttttatatcttatatatttaaaattttttcaaaatgtttatgaaaCAAAGTAAAGGTAGGGAGAATTAACATTATTCATTCTCAAGAGAAAAACACAACTCACCCATTGGCCAATTGTCATACACGTGCTTTGCAATGTCAGAAGCAGAATCATTAGGAGAAAACAGGAACTCTTTTGTCTTCCCGCTTACCAAGATAAGGCGCAAATTGATCTGAAAGAAGACAGTGATGCTTTTAATATAAACctggaaatttttaaagtaaaatatgactcagttttttatttcaatcacatTCTAAATGATtactatttcctcatttttatttacttaaattatataaaaacattttataaaagattttatttattttatagagagggaagggagtgagagagatacatcaataggttACCTCCTGaacgcaccctgaccagggactgaaccagcaacgcaggcatgtgccctgaatgggaatccaAGCAgagacctttcgctttgtgggataaTGCCCCACCAACCAGGCCACATCAGTGAGggctataaatttttttttagaaaatggaaatctGATATATgatattatttctaatatttaatatatatgagGGAAGAACAGATAGATATGCCATAATAAATGAACAATAGAAAACCAAAATCCACCatgtctttaaaatttactcCAACAATGTTCGGAATTGGACTTTTACAGGTTATCATTATTACTTCAGAATGCATATTTTACATTGCAAAACTAACAAAAATGGTGACTCTGTAGATAACTTcactcaacagaaaaaaattttagatgttaatctacttcttagaaaaaaataaagagaaaacaaattatataaaactttttattctaTACAATTATTTAAACCTAAACAAATTAACCAGAAGCTATAATTTTAGAGAACTTTATTATGGTTAATAGAGGAATCAATGACATCCCAAATGCATGATTATGGATTttcctgggagagggaagaggagctaTGTATGACAAAGAGCACAGATTCTCAGTGCAAAATCTAAGGTAGACAGtggaattaaaatttttgagaCCCACTGGATTTACATTTCTTACTAAATAGGTATTCGCTTATATGCCATTCTTAACACATTTTCCAAAACATtcgctttttaatttttatttttacccataATTAACtagatagtatttttttaattacaacatCCATATACCTCCCTGTAAGTTACAGGAACACAAGCATGGCCTCCTATACTTCTGGGCCTTTGTTAAGACAGCAAAGAAGACCGTCCTAAAAGTTGGGTCTGGTCCAGAGCTGAGCCCTGGGACTAAGCCCTTTATACAGAAAGAACACAGAATGTCACTGTATCAGTTCGAATTATACCAGGTCCCAGGTACATCCCAGTCTCTCATCTTCAATTACCAgtctttttccttattaaaaaaataccagaaaatctGTAAGATGGCAAAGGCTACAATGATAAATTGGTGCCTGGGGCAGCACCACCAAGACACTGATCTACCTACTCCCACCATGGCTGGTGCTACTCCCAGCACCTCGCCACGCTGAAGATGAGTTGAAGGTTATAAAATATCTCATCTAGAAAAATGCTACATGCAGACAATTCCATATTTGATGGGGTACAACTGGATTCCATATCAGATAGAGAACTGGATTTCATATTAGAAAATGTATTCTAACGGTATTTCACAGtctctcaataaaaaaaaaattttaagttaaatagaAATCTATATTCCAAGTGAAAAGCTCTTTATTGATGTCCAGTAAGAATTTTTTGCTGCCTTTCTTCCTTAACTAGAATAAAATTAGATCAAAGAATCTAATACAGGAAGCAATCTGATGAAATTGCACTGCTGTGAGGTGATATGATCCAGAAACTTTGTAAGTTCCACTTGAACTAAATTCAAGTAGTGGTTTGCCAAAACGATTAAACTGTAAGGAATCACCACCTTATTTATTTCCTATAATAAACAAGtaataagtgattttttaagCAAGGAACCCAACACTTGTCTATGTGATACAATGTGGACTTTGTACTAACAGACACATCACTGTTCTTGGCTGTCTCTTTATGTGTGAATACTGATACATATATTACACTTTGAACTTACATGCAATCTTCTAAAGGTTTCAAACTATTGTGTAAGAGACTTTTAGTCATTAATGCCCAGGAAATTATGACTCTTATACTGGTTTAGgcaaatatatttgtttaacCAGAAAGAAATATAACTGAATTCAAGCTCTCTGAGAATTATATAAATGATATGAACATATTACTTCTTAGAATAatcttttaagtttaaaattaatttctattgggcttttattcaaattataatatttaaaaataacaaagaaaagactCAATCCTTAGAATTAGTAATGGTGACATCAAAGCACATTTTGTATTTTCCCTAATATCCATCAACAGAGAAGTGGAAAATAAATGACCATAAATCCTTACAATGGAAACTGGCACAGTTGTTAAATGCCAAGAAATACAGATCTATGTTATCTGACACGAAAAGATGTTCAAAgtatgttaaaacaaaacaacacatatAGCTCATCCAATAAACATGTAATACTAACTAGATTTGGGTTCATATCACAAAGTTCTAGgtatttcctattttaaaactgGTATACATCACTGTCACCAATAAATTGGTAATTCACatctaaagaatttatttatctaGATGTTCAGAATGTTGGAAACTTTAGGCTCTAAATGTTTTGACACaggttaaaaatacttttaaaaatgtttacaggtGGGTAGGAACTTTTCAGTGTGACAGAGACCCTTCCAATCCCTACTTACTTACACTGCTCtgcttcaaatatttatatacctgcctggcccccaaaACATTTGAGATTGTAAGTCGTGAAAGTGCTTTGGGCtataatatgaaaacaaaaaacagggtaagattttaaaatctatatataGGAAGCCAAGCCTCACCTCTGtggatggggaaggagggaaatgtGACAATCCAAAAGTAAGCCCATAAATACATGAATCCAAGAATTTACCAAATCTTACAGTTAAAATTACCTAAAACTGACTATAACAGATAAAGGCTCTTCAGGAAAGAAGTTTATGTTCAAAATAACAGCAAGAAACACACAAAATTAAGTGAAGTAACACGTTATCTAAAACACTTCCAGTGCCTGTAACAGTCTGGAATATTGTAGGTGTTCtatcaatatttattgactaatatttcagttttttagtTTCAAAGATGCAAGTGGAAATGTAGACTGAAAAGATAAGCACTAAGATTCAAATCTAGGCTTCAGCACTCTGGGCCTTTTATCAAATGGCAAGTGCATTATGTAGAATGGAAATTCTACATAATTTCCATTCTACATAATGATAACAGTAATTCTACATAATTGATAACAGTAATTTTTGGGTAGTGATATAGAAATGAAGACATAGTTCCAAATATGAGCTAATTCCCTTTAAAAGATTATGcactaattatttaaatatttattaatgaaagTCCTTTTTACTTCTTCAAAGTGAAGCTAAGTCAACCtataaaataccttaaaataacCTCTGCTTGTGAGGTGGTGGGAGTCTCGACATATCGACAATGAGTTAAAAACAAGACTCCTATTTACAGCTTAAAATATGAAACACTACATATACATACTTgtctaaaaacaaaactattaattAAGACTCTGGATGACTTGATTTGAGATAGAGCTCCTATTATGTAATAAAATTCCCAAGGGATGGCATTTTGATCATTCAAatgaattacatattttataattacttttgaggcaaacaaatcaaatcaaacaaaacaaatcaaaacaaacaaatcaaaactaATACCGTAAACTATGGTATTAGTGAGGTAGAGCTACCATGATCctgtagagcacaggtggcaaacacaaggcccgcgggctgaattggccctccaccttgttttatctggcccagcaccttgtctCTACCCAGTGGTAGCACCGAGCTattgcttaactgttaagaagtagttacatttatacagtcctaaaattacattcggccctttgaaagcaaccatgaggctgatgtggctcctggtgaaaatgagtttgacacccctactgTAAAGCCCATGGAAACAACAAGAACCCTTCAATGAATGtaatttcaagtttaaaaaaatgttttcagtcaaACTGATTACATTACCTTGCAGAATCTCATCTAGAACTTAATTCAACAGCAATTTGCTTTCAATTggtcaggattaaaaaaattagaggaaggacagagaaggAATCAAAGATGGAATTAACTGGAATGGTCTTTGAATGTAAAACAGACATTATGGAGGTGGAGCATGCCCTTTAAAAGAAATGACTGTTTTCTACCAAGAAAGAGATCAACATatagataagaaaaggaaatcacaACTTCTCTGAGAGTCTCTGAAGAAGAACATGATTACTGGGGTACCTCACATGAAGGGAAAGCACCTTTGcctttgtggtgctgattccACCTGTTTTGCCAAAGGGCAAGCAAGAGGCCCAGTGTAAAAGATGTAAGACTTTCTTTGAAAATCCCTTTTTAAAAGCTCTCAATTTATGTCAAGGAGAttatactgagaaaaaaaaaagccaaccccAAAggttatatactgtatgattccatacATATAATATTCTTGAACTGACAAAATTATGAACTGGAGAAAAGAATCATGGTGGCCAAGTGTGGGAAAGAGGCATTGGTGGCTGTGTTCACGAAAGGGAAGCACAAAGGATCTTTGTGATGGAACTAAGTGGTTGCATGAATCTGCACATGTGATAAAACTGCAGAGaactaaaaacacacacagacatgacaactagagaaatctgaataaagtctgtGGATTTTATCAGCATCAATTTCTTGTTGGGATATTGTACCACAGTTCTGTTAAGGTGTTACTATTAAGGAAAACTGGGTGATGGGTATATGGGATTTCTCTCTACAATTTCCTACAAAGGCATGGGAATCTataattatctaaaaataaacagattttttttaaaaaagcaagcatTCAACTTGccaaaaatttacatattttttattatatgtctGTCTTCTCTTATTTGCATAGAGATAGTATatgcaaataagaaataaaataaatagttctgTATTTCTGAGtctctgaagaaaataaatagttctttttaaaaaatgttgtattaaaatagttaatcttaaaaaaagataaaaacctaTCAGTGACTTCTTTTGAGGCAATGTATG
The sequence above is a segment of the Phyllostomus discolor isolate MPI-MPIP mPhyDis1 chromosome 2, mPhyDis1.pri.v3, whole genome shotgun sequence genome. Coding sequences within it:
- the UBL3 gene encoding ubiquitin-like protein 3 yields the protein MSSNVPADMINLRLILVSGKTKEFLFSPNDSASDIAKHVYDNWPMDWEEEQVSSPNILRLIYQGRFLHGNVTLGALKLPFGKTTVMHLVARETLPEPNSQGQRNREKTGESNCCVIL